From a single Amyelois transitella isolate CPQ chromosome 18, ilAmyTran1.1, whole genome shotgun sequence genomic region:
- the LOC106143524 gene encoding ATP synthase subunit d, mitochondrial translates to MAKRFTKPAINWAELDKRVPPEQKPQFLVFKAKADNYLRRVNASPPEPPKINWEEYKKVVPIPDLVDKFKSAYEAYKVPVPEDTMTAKVDEQWKSLEPAIKAYCAEQQKHIDTASKALARIAALPKFEDMTMETVYDMYPEYRLDPVNKPTFWPHEPEDQYGYKPPAPPAGAPKEPPKKK, encoded by the exons ATGGCAAAAAGGTTCACCAAACCGGCTATAAATTGGGCTGAGTTGGATAAGAGAGTGCCACCTGAGCAGAAACCGCAATTCCTTGTTTTCAAAGCAAAGGCTGATAATTACTTAAGAAG agtAAATGCAAGTCCACCAGAACCGCCCAAAATTAACTGGGaagaatacaaaaaggtcGTCCCAATCCCCGACCTGGTAGACAAGTTCAAATCAGCGTACGAGGCGTACAAAGTACCTGTACCCGAAGACACCATGACAGCGAAAGTGGATGAACAGTGGAAATCTTTAGAACCTGCTATCAAAGCTTACTGTGCAGAGCAGCAGAAACATATTGACAC CGCCTCTAAAGCGCTAGCCAGAATAGCCGCCCTGCCGAAATTTGAAGACATGACAATGGAAACTGTTTACGACATGTACCCCGAGTATCGACTGGACCCAGTCAACAAACCAACTTTTTGGCCTCACGAACCCGAAGACCAGTATGGGTATAAACCCCCAGCACCACCAGCGGGTGCACCTAAAGAACCACCGAAAAAGAAGTAA